The region TGAGTCGAAAAACGCTGCTTTGAAGTAGCGTTTTTTTTATGGTGAAGTGTACAGGTAAATTTAACTGAATTTACTTAAACGCTTTTATCTAAAGGTTTAATTTATCGCGACTTCGATTTTGTCTTTACCCGCTTCCTTGGCGAAATACAGTGCTCTATCGGCACTGCCAAACCAAGTTTCTTGGGTGTCTTTACTGCCAAGTTGCGCAATGCCGATACTGCATGTGATGGGGCTGGGCATTGAGCGGCTCTCTTTCGCTAACTGCTGGCGAATCCGATTCGCTAAACTTAGACCTTCGTTCAAATTAGTTTCAGGGCAAATAATCACAAACTCTTCCCCACCCCAGCGAGCGGTATAGTCGGTTTCTCGGGCGCAGCTGCGAATGGTATTGGCTAGCGTGACCAGTACTTCGTCACCTACTTGGTGGCCATAGGTATCGTTAAACACCTTAAAGTTGTCGACATTACATAATATCAAGCAACATTCAGACTGGTAGCGTTTTTTGCGATTAATACATTCGACCACTTTTTCCGTCAGATAACCGCGATTGTGTAGTTGGGTCAAGTGATCAGTTACCGCGAGCTGTTCTAACTGTTTATTTTTATTTTCTAAGACCGCATGTAAACACTCAAGCGCGGCGTTCTTATTCGCCAACGCCTGTTTTTGTTGCAGCGAATAATAGTACCTAAGCCCCATCATCATCGAGAGTAGGGCGCCAATGGCACCAATTTGCCAGGCTAAGGTGTAGTTAATTTGCGAAATCACTTTTACTGGCTCTAGCAGGCTAAACGCGTGGCGGTGATCTTCTTCACTGAGTTTTAATATGGCTTGATTGATACGCGGCATAATGTCGCGGTGTTCGTGCCTGACGCCGATGCGCAGTTGATCTTTGAGGTCAGCTAAACCAATGATACGAATATTGGCTAAGTTGTGCTGGTGAATCAGAAAGTTCGCGCCGTAATAGGAGCTGACAAATAAATCTATCTCTTTGTTGTTTACCTTTTTTAGACCTTCGAGTTCGCTGTTTACCGAAACTTGCGCCACGTTTGGATAAAATTTGTTAAGGTAGCTTTCCAATCGATAGCTTTTGACCACGCCAATTCGCTCATTGGTCACTTGTGCCAAGCCGCCAATAAGCTTTTGCTGGTAATGAGCAA is a window of Thalassotalea euphylliae DNA encoding:
- a CDS encoding transporter substrate-binding domain-containing diguanylate cyclase, translated to MPHFIRKLIISCLLLLGSAVSHAKTLNYCVDPNWAPYEYLEEGQHAGISAFYFEKIAKLAGLQIALKPTVNWQETMDALAAGECDITPLLNFSDSRAEYLTFSVPYFQGPNVIFAHYQQKLIGGLAQVTNERIGVVKSYRLESYLNKFYPNVAQVSVNSELEGLKKVNNKEIDLFVSSYYGANFLIHQHNLANIRIIGLADLKDQLRIGVRHEHRDIMPRINQAILKLSEEDHRHAFSLLEPVKVISQINYTLAWQIGAIGALLSMMMGLRYYYSLQQKQALANKNAALECLHAVLENKNKQLEQLAVTDHLTQLHNRGYLTEKVVECINRKKRYQSECCLILCNVDNFKVFNDTYGHQVGDEVLVTLANTIRSCARETDYTARWGGEEFVIICPETNLNEGLSLANRIRQQLAKESRSMPSPITCSIGIAQLGSKDTQETWFGSADRALYFAKEAGKDKIEVAIN